TTGAACCGGTAAACCTCTTCTTGTGTACTCTCCTCTCCAGTCCGGGTTTAACACCATTGATTGCAACCAAGCATGACCAATCCCATTTATATATCTCAAATTCGAGATAGCTTAACTGAAAAGCTGTCTTGGTTGCTTTcacacccccaaaaaaaaaaaaaaaaaaaaaaaaagtgtgtcATGGCCAGCGTGTAAATCGTAaattcagtttttctttttccttttttcaatcACTAACCAAACATTTCAAACTATTTTCACAGGAATTTGAATTCTGATGACCATAGTAGCATTAACAAACGAACTTCATTAATGCGATTGAATCACATGCTGTTATTTATTTTACACAACTTTCCTCCTAAACCAAGACTACAAGGCTATGTGTATATGGATGTTTTTTGCTCGATTATTTTCTTAGTGCTATGTGATTTACTGCAACAGAGATGCATCAATACCGGCCATGACATTGATAGTCGGAGCAAATCTCCTCAAGGGTAATCTTAAAATCCTTTAAACATCTGTCCCGCTATTTTCAGTCTTTCCTTTTGGATTCAAGGTTACACTTTTTCTAGGGAGATGTTATAGGCACTTCTTAGAAAACCTTTGTCACTCCATCCTCCCTTTATAGTATACTATAAAGGGAGGAGGATGGAACGCTAGAGGATTTTTAAGGAGTGATaatatcatttttctttttctaaccatGGTTTACTTTATAATTCTGTGACAGGTCTTCAAAGATCTGAAGTCGGGTTGGGGATCATAATAGGGGTCCAAGTGGTCCGTTATATCGCAATGCCTCTCTTGGGCATTCTTGTTGTTAAAGCTGCAGTTCATTTTGGACTGGTGGGATCAGATTCATTATATCAGTTTGTTCTTCTGCTGCAATATGCACTACCAACTGCAATGAGCATGGGTATTGTTCAGTGAGAATCTCTAAATTTTATATTACTACTCTAAACTTGTATACTTCTTATGCGACAGATATTAGGTGAATTTTTGTAAGGAAATGAAACTTTCAAGATATTGAACTACTCTACCAGACGTGGCCTAATCTTCCATTAACGTTAATTGTTTGTAGGTACCATAACGCAGTTATTTGAAGTTGGGGAAAGGGACTGTTCGGTTATTATGCTGTGGAATTATGCAGTGGCAGCACTGGCTCTTACTCTCTGGTCAACATACTACTTGTGGTTTGTGTCTTGAAGTTCCTAATCTTCATTTTTTGTGTACGTGCCCCATGCAAATTATTCCAAACAAAATGGAAGCAAGATTCATACTACGTTTGTGGAAAGTCATCCAACTTGTGCAAGaggctttatttatttatttttttcgtttttttttatggGAAACAGCATACAGATGTATCTATGCATATACAAAATATCTTAtaaattcaattttttattgCAATAATCATTGGAATATTGTTATGTTGTTAATTCAGACATCTTCTATTGCAGAAAAACGAGAAAAGACTATCTCTGTTTACATTAATTCTGGGTGAAAATTGATactttaaccaaaaaaaaaaaccaattgaACTGCTATTTTTAAGGTTTGAGTTCTCAGTTATCCATTCTAACAACGCATATATCTTTTCCTTGACACAATAGCTGTTTAAATTCCACATCAATGCAGAAGGAAACCTGTCTTAACATTGccaatgaatttaaaaaatatgcAATGCATCATGTGACAGATTAAAATTCGCTTGTAAATACAGTAGAAACTAGTGTGAATACCCGTGCTACGCACATTGCTGATATtattgaaagaaattaaaagagaaggtgaattaaaaaaaagaaaaaaaattgtaccaaTATAGTTAAGATTTAAGATTTGTCTAGCAATAGTTTAAAGTATGATAAAATGTGTACATCTTTCAAGAATTGCGTTTTTACAAAAGATGAATCTTGAAGtaataatagaaatttatattagaaaatgaatgatctatggatagaaatgaatgtaatcacatgttttattttatttcaaaatgaaatacttataaatattatgcattcgatttgataatcttgtacGAAAGTCCAAATTGGTGGTTTAATTGACTCTATTGAATTATGTGAAGTTCCTACTATAAAAGAATGTTCGGTGAGACTTGTATTTCTTGGAAGCGAATTTGTTGAACCTCTTGAAATATTTCAGTGAAATTACTGGGATATAGACTTTGTTTTGTGATCAGTTGTTTTCTCCTTTGCAATATTGCAAATTTGGAATTGAGGCACTATTGAAATCAATGATGGAGCTAGGGGTATGATGGGGGTCATAGCCCcctaaatttagaaaattttaattcatagtgtataaatatatgtataaaacAAAGTTGGCACCTTCCTCcttaattttttacaattttaatttatattatgaGAATTTCATCTTTGAACTAATTTTTTTCTCCAAACAAAGGTTATTTATGTTTTACATACCTTTggaattaaagttaatattttgaaatttttagatgtcatatatttaaatagatgaaaattattttaaacataatatattaagataattttgttagaaaaaattttggctTCCAAGCAAAAAATTCTGACTCCATCACTGATCGAAATGTTTCTAGGTGGGATTCGTCTGTAACGAGAGTATGATACGTAATCTTTTTTTTCACTATATTTGATTTTTACTGATGACAAATGACATTGAGTTAATGATCGTCAATTTTGTGAATAATTATGAGCGTAAAATACGTTATGATAATAAGATATGTAGAATTGTGCGAATTGTAATTCAATCGGgctcctaaattttggatatgtgATTGTTGTAGTAGTGAGTTTCTTAAATCATCAGttaattattattactattagtCATGTGGTAAGTGTAGAAGTGATTGGGGATTTGCACATAGGTGATTATTATGTGTTAGCTaaaattttaaagttttgattttgtggGATTAGTGGATTACGTAAATTGAGAAGTGGGAATGGATAAAGAGAAATGATAAGAATTATCGAATtgaaataaatctaaaattgtaTTTAAAAAGGATTCAAATTTCTGACGCTTATGAAGGCCTCTTGTAAAAACCCTGCCATctaatacatatagatatagatatcaCCTAATGGCTAATAGCCAAACAgcagaaagcaaaaaaaaaaaaaaaagaaaagaaaagttaatAAAGTTCAAGAAACAAAATAATAGTGCATTTAAACATTAAGAAGCATGCCTAAAATGTACATGTAGCCAGGGAAGTTTTTATCCTTACACTAAAAATCTATTATTGGACAATAGTATGTACATTATCaccatttgaatttgaaatctaaattttacatatatctATATATCATACATTCAATTGTAATAATATTTACACtattaatgtatataagattaatttgaaaggaaaaaatcaGACTACTTGTAGTAGACTTCGCTTTAGAgatataattataaaaaaatggagaaggatgcctcagtttttttttttttttttcccctttggCACAAACAAATGTTCCACGATTAAAACATTATTGCCGCGTGAAATATGCAATAATTGTACCCCTGTCATAAATCGATATCCTGGTACACTCCGGATGGCTGGAACATATTGCTTGGGATAGACGAAATATTAGCTTATGGCAATCTAACCTATTGAGATAGATGTATGGCAATTGCACTTTAAATGGGTTTGGATGGCAAAAAAATTGGATCAACAAGCGGCATGCCATAGACACGCAAGACTGAAAATTTCAGGCTGGGGGGCCTCCATAGTCCATGGCCAATTCAAGATATCCCATAATGTGAATAAATATGAATGAGACGAATGGGGATGGGGCTGCTGGGTTGTTTTCTTTGGATTGCCCACAAAACAGGTCAGAATAGCCCAATTGCTCAGCGACGTAACTGTATGGCCATGCCACCTGAAAAGCTCGTAATTTTAGCTTTCGTCAGTCCCCCTTTTTTTGACTATTCTATATATTCGAATTTAGCGTTGGTAAACCACACTCTCTCCTACTTGTGGCCGTTAAAGAATCAAGCAGTCCATCAAATAAAGTGATAAACGAGTTGTCTCCATTCCGTGGAAAAGGCGAATATGCGCCATGCAATTTTTTCCCCCTTTGGATGCTGCTAATCCAAACATGTTGCCTTACTGATGCTACTTAatcactgttttttttttttttttttttttggggttcccTTTAACGCTACTGaatcccttttccttttcttgcatgCTACTTAATCCCAACAAGTGCATTTTGGTTTCCGGGTTTCTGTTGAAATCAGTCTTGGTAGCAGAACTTTGAGTTCTAATCAAGTCTTACACAAAATAAACAAGCCACAGAGGAACTATTCGGCAGCTGGGTAAAATGCATTTTCTTGCTCTTCTTTCAGAACTCTGACGTTTATATTTGTTTTAGTAGTATTATAGTACTCTGTTTTATCAGTGTTTGATATATCGGATTGCTTGACGCTACTCTATTTATTAAGTTAATTATAAAAGTAGTTCTCCAAGTTGGAGAAGGGACAAATGGAAGTGTCATGTGTCTTTACgtatctgtttttttttccttatttattGTTTTCAGACGCCAACAGGCCAAGTTGAAATTGAATTTGCTTGTGTCAAATTCTCTTACATACTTGATTATTATTTGGCTGCTGGCATGCACTCACTTTCCAAGACAAACTAAGGATCCTCTGCTAAAGGATATCCGTATGTCGTGCAAAAGTTAGACCATGGAACATTATTAGGGGGAACTTATTAAGCTAGAGATTTAAGCACCATTATGATGGTTTAAATTATGTGAGATTTAGTCCAACTTGTCAAGCAGCCATTACCTGTATCATGCCTACAAAAGGTTATGGATGTCTTGACTTTGATGGAGGAAACATGGGATTTACTTATCCAGCAGGCCAAGGAGCGTTTATTGTCCTATAATATACTATTTAGTCGTAATGAGTTCTGCTGAGGAAGGAAGTTTGTAGAGGAATTAACTAGAAATAAttcctctttctcctttttgttttgttttcctgTAGGAGTTTGGAGTACTTGAAGTTTTCTAGCAGCTTCCGTATATCATAATGGGGTTGCTAGATTTATTCATGGTTGCTTCTGTGCCTGTTATGAAAGTACTCTTAATTTGCGGACTCGGCTCTTTTCTTGCTTTAGATCATATAGACATCTTGGGAGAGAGTGCAAGGAAGCAGATAAATAATGTAAGCATCAACTTTAGCTTTATCATTCTTCTTGAACAATCATCAGTAACTTTTTCCAATTTAACGGAGTTGTTTAATTTGTGTAACCAGGTTGTGTTTTTCGTATTCAATCCAGCACTTGTCTCCAGCAACCTGGCTCAAACAATTACCTTGGAGAACATCGTATCATTGTGAGTACTTCTGAAATCACTTATTTCAAcataatttaattaattttgcTCTTTAAACGTAATGTGATGTGGTTTAAAGGAGATTTGTTTTGTTTAGTGCTGATTTTCAGAGCCTGTCAGCTTTAGGCTAGATTTAACTTTAGATGGATGTATTTAGGTGGTTCATGCCGGTCAACATCTTGCTGACTTTTATTCTTGGCTTAGTTTTTGGATGGGTACTTGGCAAAATAACTAAAGCTCCTCAGCATCTGAAAGGCCTTGTAATAGGTTCATGTGCAGCAGGTTAGTGCTAAGTGTTTTCTCATTTCTGCAACTTGATGACTTCCTGTACATCTGCTTAGATACAGTTAAGAAGGCCTGATAGGTTTAACTAAAGCGTGCAGGTGAAGTGTATTGGGGGGGTGAAGTGGCACTTTTTGTCTATCAAATATCTTCCCTAAAACATAATCATTTTCCCCCCTCAAAACAGCGACACTGTTTAAAAGGAGAAAGGTGCCAGAGAGAAATCATATATGAATTGCAGTTTGTCTGCAAAATGAGGAATGTATGTTGTTTAAAATTTCAGTTAGTTATGGATTTAGTGAGATTGGAATGTATGAAAACTGGCCACTTTTATTAGCAATGGATAGATTACCTGTTGCATTCCTTTTACAAGAAAGATAGTTGCAGTGCCATAACACGCTTTTGGGAAAATACCCACAAATCAAGCGATAACAGGATTTGTATTATGACTAGGAAACTTGGGGAATTTGCCTTTGATTCTTGTCCCAGCTATATGCCGTGAAAAGGGTAGTCCATTTGGAGCACCAGATAGCTGCCTTATGTATGGGATGGCTTATGTTTCTCTTTCTATGGCGGTATGTATCATATTTCTTGTTCTGCCTTTATTACTGTAAACGAAGATGACAAACGAAAAGATCAGTGCCaatattttggtcaaaataaTGCATCTCCTTTTTGACTTATTTTAGAGAGCTGATGAGTCTTGTGACTTCATTTGTTAGTAGGTTTCGTTGACCATTTTTTATGTCATGACTTGTGATTTCTTGTTATCATGTCTCAGATAGGAGCCATTTATCTGTGGTCTATTGTTTATAACATTGTTCGTGTATCATCAACTAAGAGCTATGAAGTTATAAATGTGAAGAATAAAAGTTCTGATGAAGAAACCTCAAAATCCCTTCAAGAGCAGTTAATTGATGAGCTTGATTTAGAAGGCACATCTGCCATGGACGATGCAAATGTATCTTTGCTATCATGTGCTAAAACTGATGAGCAAGGAAAGGTCAGCCAATCCATGGCATTTTTGTGTGGATTAGAATATTAGATATgtgtttttgtcatttttatagGGTCCTTTCAATTTGATGACTTTCAAGAATTCATTGCAGGTTTTCATCTTGGACAAAATTAAGAAGCAAATATATTCATTTTTCAGAAACATTAATCTGAAGGCCATACTTGCACCTTCAACGACTGCAGCGGTATACCTTTAAGTGTCTGGCAATTCTTTATTGAATCGAATCAAATTCTAGTAGATAGTTTGTAATCCTCAGTAATAGCATCAAAGTCAAATGAAACATTGGGTCATCCTAATCCTGGGTATATTTTTACTAGAGAAGAGAGGGGAAAAAACATTATTTCAGATAGCAATATAATGCCGCAAAGGGGTTAGCGTTTCTATCATATGAACCCAAAGACTCTTAGACGGTAGCCTGCCACACATCAAAAACCATCCTTTATTAGGAAATTGAGTACATTTTGAAAGAAAACCACTCTTTCAAGAATATAAACCTTCTAAGGCAAGGCATTACCAGGTTATTAGTTCTGAATTATTTTCTCATTTAGTTATTGATTAGTGCAGATTGTTGGCTTCATCGTCGGATTAGTGCCCCCCATACAAAGGTTGATGATTGGTGCTAGCGCTCCGCTTCATGTAGTCCAGGATTCTGCTTTATTACTTGGGTAAAACTCCCGCATCCGAAAACTTTCTTGCAGTTTACATTGGAATATCTTCACAAATTATTCTACAACTCTTTCATGATTCTGAAATTTCATCACTGTGGCCTGTAcagaagccaaaaaaaaaaaaaaagaatctaaaTTGCTTGTATTATCAAGGGTACTTGGTCCTCATACTCGATATTACCTAAACAAGTTTGCTGAACTGCTTTGGCATCACACATGGAACAGTAtctaatattttgaaattctccACTTCTAATGTATGTTAGTAGTAACTCATTCAGGTTATCTTGGAGCTATAATTTCTCATTTTCCCTTGTCGACTTTTAATTCAATTGCAGGGAAGCAGCAATCCCCATAGTCACACTGATAGTTGGGGCAAACCTCCTTAGAGGTACCAGACTACAAATGTCAAATCCTTCTGTTTTTTGTTTATGTTTTGGAGCTATTGGAGTTTACCTGTGTTATGAGTACCTTTTAATCCAACTTGCATATTTTACCTTTTAGGTCTAAGAGGATCAGGAGTCCAGCTTACTGTCATTCTCGGGATCATTGCTATTCGATATGTTTTCCTGCCTCTGATTGGAGTCTTGGTTATTAGAGGGGCAATTCATCTCGGCTTCGTGCATGCAGATCCCTTATATCAGTTTGTTCTACTACTACAGTATGCTCTTCCCCCTGCCATGAATATAGGTACATTCCTTTTCTCTACCCCAGCAATTACGTGCTTTTAAGTTTCTGTTTTTTTGTACATTGAATTTCAAATGGTGATAAATACATTTGACATTTTTGTCACTGGAAGTAAAGTTTTCATTACTGACAACATTATCCTGCTGCAGTCCAACTTCTCGAGCTTTTCAGTTCCTTGCACGACCATATCTATTCTACACACTATATCCTGTTCAACTATTCGACATTTCTTATGTACATTTGCTAGTTTGTATTCTCAGACAGGAAAAATTTGGAAAGCCCTTCTAACAGATTCATCCATGTAAATGGGATATCAATTTTCTCATTCGGCAGGTACAATTACACAATTATTTGGGTCAGGCCAGTCCGAATGTTCTGTAATTCTGCTGTGGACATACTCAGTTGCATCAGTTTCTCTAACACTTTGGTCAACCTATTTCATGTGGCTAGtagccaaatcttgattttgccGTAGCAGTTGCCAGTTTTGCAACATGTATTCATGTTGTTCTCGTTGCTTCAGCTAATGTAAGAGCGAGCAATATAAAATAGTACCAGCTATCATTGCATAAGCTCACTGTCGATTCAACATTGTGAAAAAGCttccaatttcaaaattttcctccaGCAGCAAAAGGTGTCATGAAGAGGGTTCTTTTCCATTGATACAAAGATCAAAATAGCCCAACTGTCCAACTAAGTAGCTGTGCGGATGTACCTGAAAACCTTGTGGCTTTTGcactctttttcccttttaattaTCCTACTTTTCGAATTCAGCGTTCAAAAAGGAAACCCTAAATATCGCCGTTTTGGAGGTTGAACAATTGAGCACTCCAAAAGTTTTAAACGCTGACGCCCAATAAACGAGTTGCTCGGTTCCAATTTGGATGCGTGGCCGCTGTATCAGCAGCAATGTCATGCTCATTCCCATTTGGATGCTGTTGCATGCTGGTAATCCATATTCCGTACTTGTTACCTTGCTAATGCTAtctaatcttttcttttctttgggaATAGATTCTTGGtttatatatctatatattgGTTCTGGTGTTTTTGCCGTAAACATCTCTTGGGAGCAAAATTTCAGTGACTAATCAAATCTTACAGAAAATAAACAAGCCAAATAGGAACAACTTGGGCAGCTAGATAAGTTGCTTTCTCTTGTTCTTCTTTCAAAAAtctgcctttttttttcactttacagTATTACAGAACTCTGTTCATGAGTTTTTGATACGTCGGATGGCTTCATGTTATTATAATAAGTCAATCTTTACAGTGCTCCACTTCAAGTTAGAGAAGGGATGAACAATTGTATCTGGCTTTCCATAAGTATCGGATATCTCTCTGTTACTTGTGTAACGTTTGCAGCAAGCAACAAGCCCAGTTGGCTACAAATTTGCTTATGCCACTATTTTTTCTCTACCTGTTTTCTTTATTCTAGGCTGCTGGCATGCAGTCAACTTTTAGCACAAACTAATGATCATCTACCAAATGATATCTTCATTTTGAGGAAAAGGTAGATCATGGTGCATTATCAGGATTCTTCCCTAACGATTTTGATAAGCTGAAGTTTTTAGCTAGCTAACGTTAATTGTGATGCTTTAGATTGTGTGAGATTTAGTTCAACATGTCAAGCAGCCGTTAATGCCCACCAAAATTTATGGATATCTTGATTTTACAGTACGAAATAGGGGATTTACTTATCCTGCAGGCAAAGCAGCATTTAATTTCTTGGAAAACATTAATAGGACTGAAGAAGTTCTGTCGAGGAAGAAAGCTGATAGAGGAATTAAATAGATGCTATTTCCTCTTTTTCCCCTATGTACTCTTTCGCTCAAGGAGTTTGAAGTTTTCTAGCAGCTTTCAAAATGGGGCTGCTAGATTTATCCTTGGTTGCTTCCATACCTGTTGTGAAAGTGCTCTTGATTTGTGGACTTGGCTCATTTCTTGCTTTGGATCATATAGACATCTTGGGAGACAGTGCCAGGAAGGAGCTGAATAATGTAAACCTCAACCTTtactttcttcttccttcttgaatACTAGATCAGTATCATTTTCCAATTTAACACAATTCCCATATTGTAAAAATAAATAGATGGTGTTTTTTGTATTCAACCCAGCGCTTGTCTCTAGCAATCTGGCTCAAACAATTACCTCGGAGAACATCATATCGTTGTGAGTACAATTCGGATCACTCATTTCAGCATTAAGTTAGATTTTGCTCTTTGATGGTAATATGATGGAGTTTaaaggaaattttgttttgtttaattcTGATATTCAGTGCCTTTCAACTTAGTCTAGATTTTAACATAAGATACATATATTTAGGTGGTTCATGCCGCTGAACATCTTGCTGACTTACATTGTTGGCTCATTTCTTGGATGGGAAATTAACAAAATCACTAAATCTCCTCAGCATTTGAAAGGCCTTGTAATGGGTTTATGTGCAGCAGGTTAGTATTTTCTGGATTCCTGCACATCTGCCAGGTACAATTAAAAAGACCTGCTAGACTTAACAAAAGCATGCAGGCGAAGAGTCTTGGCATAAACCGTAGAGAGTAAATTGTGAGCAAAGAAGATAGTGAAATTCAGTAGTTCCTCATACCTCATTGCTTCCCAGATGGTTCGTCATATCCTGTAAacagaaaatataaattcaattttgaaaaaagaaaaatgtggtTTAAAATCAACAAGGTACTAGCTAGAGAGAAGTCATAGATGAGTTGGAATCTACTTGCAAAACAGGTAGTTGGAGTGATAAGATTATGCCTATATGAAACTACTTATTTTGATActcccacaaaaaaaaaaaaaaaaaaaaaaaaaaaaagctaagaAGTTTGTATTATGGCTAGGAAACTTGGGGAGTCTGCCTTTTGTTCTCGTCCCAGCAATATGCCGTGAAAAGGGTAGTCCATTTGGAGCACCAGAGAGCTGCCATAAGTATGCGATGGCTTATGTTTCTCTTTCTATGGCGGTACGTAGCCCAGAGTTTGGCCTGCCTTTGTTACCTTAAACAAGTACAAAATTGaaaagggcaaattacactttatcccCCTATGGCTTAGTATTTTTTATACATAACCCTCTATAGTTTccaaagctatacataacctccttatggtttgaattaaagtgtttttttttttaattaaagtgtcaaagtaacaGAATGTGCAATTCATAATGAAGTAgcctaaaatataaaaaatatccttatataaaatttaaaattatttacTAACCGCATGGGATCacgtgtatattttgaaaactttaagGAGGGTATGCATTaaagtattaaaccataagggggttttATGGTAAAGCATAAAACCATGCGGGGTTAATGCGTCAtgtatattatgtttatatattttggccATTTCagtcattttaatttttaaacaagaGTAATTTCGATGTTTTTAAAAGttccgttacgaatgatcatttccgtcactttgacactttaatccaaacgaTGAGGGAGTTatatatagcttttgaaaccataggagggttatatacaaaaaaattttagggGGTTAAAATGTAATTTACCCAAAATGAAATGATCAGTAGATACATTTTGGTTAGAATAATCTATCTCCTGCTTTACTTAATTTAGAGAGCCTGATAAGTCTCGACTTCATTAATTAGTTGGTGGCATTGTCAATAAAACAAATTCATGGTTGTATCGTTTTCTGTGATTATGTCTCAGATAGGAGCCATTTATCTGTGGTCTATTGTTTACAACACTGTTCGCGTATCATCAACTATGATCAATGAAGTTATAAATGTGAACAATGCAAATTTTGATGAAGAAACCTCAAAGGCCCTTCAAGAGCAGATAAACTCTGAGTTTGACTCAGAATGCACATCTGCTACGGACCATGCAAATGAATCTTCGCTGCCATGCGCTAAAACTGACAAGCAAGGAAAGGTCACCCAATCTGTGGCATTTCATCGTGGATTATATTCTTAGATACGCGTTTTTGTGATTCCATAAGAATTAAGAACCTTGTAATTTGACGCCTTTCAAGATTCCGTTTCAGGTTTTGATCCTGTACACAATTAAGAAGCAATTATATTCGTTTTTCAGAAGCAGTAATCTGAAGGCCATTATTGCACCTTCAACGACTGCAGCGGTACACTTTTCAAGGGCCTGGCAATTCTTTGTTGAATCAATGGCAAATTAACGCATATATATAACTTGATAGTCCTAAGGAGTAGCAGCGTCAAGTGCAGAATAATGTGTTTTGTAATCCTGTCGTGTGTATGTGTCATTTTTacaagagaatttttttttt
This sequence is a window from Coffea eugenioides isolate CCC68of chromosome 7, Ceug_1.0, whole genome shotgun sequence. Protein-coding genes within it:
- the LOC113777887 gene encoding protein PIN-LIKES 3-like isoform X1, yielding MGLLDLFMVASVPVMKVLLICGLGSFLALDHIDILGESARKQINNVVFFVFNPALVSSNLAQTITLENIVSLWFMPVNILLTFILGLVFGWVLGKITKAPQHLKGLVIGSCAAGNLGNLPLILVPAICREKGSPFGAPDSCLMYGMAYVSLSMAIGAIYLWSIVYNIVRVSSTKSYEVINVKNKSSDEETSKSLQEQLIDELDLEGTSAMDDANVSLLSCAKTDEQGKVFILDKIKKQIYSFFRNINLKAILAPSTTAAIVGFIVGLVPPIQRLMIGASAPLHVVQDSALLLGEAAIPIVTLIVGANLLRGLRGSGVQLTVILGIIAIRYVFLPLIGVLVIRGAIHLGFVHADPLYQFVLLLQYALPPAMNIGTITQLFGSGQSECSVILLWTYSVASVSLTLWSTYFMWLVAKS
- the LOC113777887 gene encoding protein PIN-LIKES 3-like isoform X2; this translates as MGLLDLFMVASVPVMKVLLICGLGSFLALDHIDILGESARKQINNVVFFVFNPALVSSNLAQTITLENIVSLWFMPVNILLTFILGLVFGWVLGKITKAPQHLKGLVIGSCAAGNLGNLPLILVPAICREKGSPFGAPDSCLMYGMAYVSLSMAIGAIYLWSIVYNIVRVSSTKSYEVINVKNKSSDEETSKSLQEQLIDELDLEGTSAMDDANVSLLSCAKTDEQGKVFILDKIKKQIYSFFRNINLKAILAPSTTAAIVGFIVGLVPPIQRLMIGASAPLHVVQDSALLLGEAAIPIVTLIVGANLLRGLRGSGVQLTVILGIIAIRYVFLPLIGVLVIRGAIHLGFVHADPLYQFVLLLQYALPPAMNIVQLLELFSSLHDHIYSTHYILFNYSTFLMYIC
- the LOC113777887 gene encoding protein PIN-LIKES 3-like isoform X3 yields the protein MLCFSYSIQHLSPATWLKQLPWRTSYHSPQHLKGLVIGSCAAGNLGNLPLILVPAICREKGSPFGAPDSCLMYGMAYVSLSMAIGAIYLWSIVYNIVRVSSTKSYEVINVKNKSSDEETSKSLQEQLIDELDLEGTSAMDDANVSLLSCAKTDEQGKVFILDKIKKQIYSFFRNINLKAILAPSTTAAIVGFIVGLVPPIQRLMIGASAPLHVVQDSALLLGEAAIPIVTLIVGANLLRGLRGSGVQLTVILGIIAIRYVFLPLIGVLVIRGAIHLGFVHADPLYQFVLLLQYALPPAMNIGTITQLFGSGQSECSVILLWTYSVASVSLTLWSTYFMWLVAKS
- the LOC113778007 gene encoding protein PIN-LIKES 1-like, producing MGLLDLSLVASIPVVKVLLICGLGSFLALDHIDILGDSARKELNNMVFFVFNPALVSSNLAQTITSENIISLWFMPLNILLTYIVGSFLGWEINKITKSPQHLKGLVMGLCAAGNLGSLPFVLVPAICREKGSPFGAPESCHKYAMAYVSLSMAIGAIYLWSIVYNTVRVSSTMINEVINVNNANFDEETSKALQEQINSEFDSECTSATDHANESSLPCAKTDKQGKVLILYTIKKQLYSFFRSSNLKAIIAPSTTAAVHFSRAWQFFVESMANLQKLLIGADAPLHVIQDSALLLGEAAVPIIILTVGGNLLKGLRGPGVQLSLILGIIAVRSVVLPLIGVLVIKGAIHLGFVHADPLYQFVLLLQYALPPAINIDTFIFLHPAHNQMKRSKQIMCTGL